The Bacteroidia bacterium genome contains a region encoding:
- a CDS encoding exodeoxyribonuclease VII large subunit has protein sequence MSHEFLSLSQLNGLVKEVLKENLIKTYWIVAEISEIRQNYSGHCYLEFIQKDESSDNIVAKARANIWANTYRLIKPYFETSTNSSLAQGMKIMVNVSVEFHELYGYSLTIHDIDPAYTVGDMEQKKTLTIQKLVADGVFEMNRELEMTAVPQRIAIISSNTAAGYDDFISQLTNNEFGFIFYTCLFQSYMQGEAAESSILAAIDKINNNIEKFDVVVIIRGGGSRAELSCFDSYNLASNICQFPLPVIAGIGHERDQSVVDMVANTRVKTPTAAADFLIDKLSEFATEIYSMSEQIISESQSIIDNKMHEIELISERLTYFVKDIVRNRKERLYKSGYDIAVASSRKFSVVKSDIHEIEGKINYSWSDLIKSQKRQIKIENDKFSILLKSMFHIQNIRVDSTQRLLNQCEPMTILKKGFSITTQNGKQIKNIDNIVEGTQIETEFIHGKISSIVKK, from the coding sequence TTAAAAGAAAATTTAATTAAAACCTATTGGATTGTTGCTGAAATAAGCGAGATTCGTCAGAATTATTCTGGACATTGTTATCTTGAATTTATTCAGAAAGATGAATCTTCTGATAATATTGTTGCAAAGGCAAGAGCAAATATATGGGCAAATACTTACAGGCTTATAAAACCATATTTCGAAACTTCCACAAATAGCAGTTTGGCTCAGGGAATGAAAATTATGGTTAATGTTTCTGTTGAGTTTCATGAGTTATATGGTTATAGTTTAACAATACATGATATTGATCCTGCTTATACAGTAGGAGATATGGAGCAGAAGAAAACATTAACTATACAAAAATTAGTTGCTGATGGCGTTTTTGAAATGAACAGAGAGCTCGAAATGACTGCTGTTCCTCAACGAATAGCAATAATTTCATCAAATACTGCTGCAGGTTATGATGATTTTATTTCTCAACTTACGAATAATGAATTTGGTTTTATTTTTTATACTTGTTTATTTCAATCTTATATGCAGGGCGAAGCTGCCGAAAGTTCAATTTTAGCTGCAATTGATAAAATAAATAACAATATAGAAAAGTTTGATGTTGTTGTGATCATTAGAGGAGGAGGAAGTCGTGCGGAATTAAGTTGTTTTGATAGTTATAATCTTGCATCAAATATTTGTCAGTTTCCTTTACCTGTAATTGCAGGTATTGGGCACGAACGCGATCAGAGCGTAGTTGATATGGTTGCAAATACCAGAGTTAAAACTCCTACTGCTGCTGCAGATTTTTTAATTGATAAGCTTTCTGAATTCGCAACTGAAATTTATTCTATGTCAGAGCAAATTATTAGCGAATCTCAATCTATTATCGATAACAAAATGCATGAGATTGAACTAATTTCTGAACGTTTAACATACTTCGTAAAAGATATTGTTCGTAATAGAAAAGAAAGATTGTATAAATCTGGTTATGATATTGCTGTTGCCAGTTCACGAAAGTTTTCTGTAGTAAAATCAGATATTCATGAGATTGAAGGAAAAATTAATTATTCATGGTCAGACCTAATTAAATCTCAGAAAAGACAGATTAAAATTGAGAATGATAAATTTTCAATTTTGTTAAAGTCAATGTTTCATATTCAAAACATAAGAGTTGATTCTACACAAAGATTATTAAATCAGTGCGAACCAATGACTATTCTAAAAAAGGGATTTTCTATAACAACTCAAAATGGAAAACAAATTAAAAATATAGATAATATTGTTGAAGGAACCCAGATTGAAACAGAGTTTATTCATGGCAAAATTTCCAGTATTGTAAAAAAATAA
- a CDS encoding sulfatase-like hydrolase/transferase has protein sequence MAKRIPLIFLKQFLFWMLLFQLLRIVFMFYNYNELFNSNFLEILKVFWYSIILDVSTSCYLLGVSFILLLFQSLIKWKGFYILNLWFTYLLILVAVVITVGELPLYREWHVKLNFKAISYWSQPSEVFHTAKWSELIFGTLGIVLLTGIGIYFYRRYIHVRFKLEKRNFLVSFLFLITVPVLILLGIRGGYQPIPVHQTDVYFSKNNFLNLAAVNSQWNVMASVTKNMRYKNTNPFEFYKLSDARKTVDSLYYVEKDTTQIVLTTKRPNIVLILLESFSGDLIHSIGGYDSITPNFDKLVKDGIIFSRVYGSGSLSDQGIAAVLCGYPALSNVIMVNQLDKYVKLPCVARDLQEQGYHTSFIFGGQLSYGNIKGLIYYNKFDDIFEGKDFPSNIPQGRLGAHDQYLFDMWLGKISKYPQPFFAAAFTLSSHNPYDQPFPEVFDWGGDSKAFINSAYYTDSCIGDFFAKAKKQPWYNNTLFVLIADHSHNSPRNWMIYSPEYRHIPMLLYGNVLTAEMKGKRMEMPCSQTDLAATLLSQLGLKHDKYHWSKNLFNPYSKPFSYYAFDGGLGWVETDNFFVFDESQNVYYSAKYNSKEDSARINHNGKSYIEMLFQEYLEY, from the coding sequence ATGGCAAAACGAATACCTCTTATTTTTCTTAAACAGTTTTTATTCTGGATGTTGTTATTCCAGCTTTTGAGAATTGTATTTATGTTTTATAATTACAATGAACTTTTTAATTCAAATTTTCTAGAAATATTAAAAGTTTTTTGGTATAGTATTATTCTCGATGTATCAACATCATGCTATTTGTTAGGAGTTTCGTTTATTTTGTTGCTTTTTCAATCTTTAATTAAGTGGAAAGGTTTTTATATTTTAAATTTATGGTTTACTTATTTATTAATATTAGTTGCTGTAGTTATTACTGTTGGTGAATTGCCTTTATATCGTGAGTGGCATGTGAAATTAAATTTTAAAGCAATTTCATATTGGAGTCAACCTTCAGAAGTGTTTCATACAGCAAAATGGTCTGAGTTGATATTTGGAACATTAGGAATAGTTTTGCTTACAGGTATTGGAATATATTTTTATCGCAGATATATTCATGTTAGATTTAAATTGGAAAAACGAAACTTTCTTGTGTCATTTCTTTTTTTAATTACGGTTCCCGTTTTAATATTACTAGGTATAAGAGGCGGTTACCAGCCAATTCCTGTTCATCAGACAGATGTATATTTCTCTAAAAATAATTTTTTGAATCTTGCTGCAGTAAATTCACAGTGGAATGTTATGGCAAGTGTAACAAAAAATATGCGCTATAAAAACACTAACCCTTTTGAATTTTATAAACTTTCAGATGCAAGAAAAACTGTTGATTCGCTTTATTATGTTGAGAAAGATACTACTCAAATTGTTTTAACAACAAAGCGCCCTAATATTGTATTAATTTTGTTGGAAAGTTTTTCTGGTGACCTTATTCATTCTATAGGAGGTTATGATAGTATTACCCCAAATTTTGATAAACTTGTTAAGGATGGTATTATTTTTTCAAGAGTATATGGAAGTGGTTCTCTAAGTGATCAAGGTATTGCTGCTGTGTTATGTGGTTATCCGGCTTTGTCAAATGTTATAATGGTTAATCAACTTGATAAATATGTAAAATTGCCATGTGTAGCAAGAGATTTGCAAGAGCAGGGTTATCATACATCTTTTATTTTTGGAGGACAGTTAAGCTATGGAAATATTAAGGGTTTAATTTATTACAATAAGTTTGATGATATTTTTGAAGGAAAAGATTTTCCGTCAAATATTCCTCAGGGTCGTCTGGGAGCTCATGACCAATATTTGTTTGATATGTGGTTGGGTAAAATAAGTAAATACCCTCAACCTTTTTTTGCTGCTGCATTTACGCTTTCCAGTCACAATCCGTATGATCAGCCTTTCCCTGAGGTTTTTGACTGGGGTGGCGATTCTAAAGCATTTATAAATTCTGCATATTATACTGATAGTTGCATTGGCGATTTTTTTGCAAAAGCAAAAAAACAACCATGGTATAACAATACTCTGTTTGTTTTAATTGCCGATCATAGTCATAATTCACCAAGAAACTGGATGATTTATTCACCCGAATATCGACATATCCCAATGTTGTTATATGGAAATGTGTTAACTGCGGAGATGAAAGGTAAGAGAATGGAAATGCCTTGTTCACAAACCGATTTAGCTGCAACTTTACTTTCACAGCTTGGTTTAAAGCATGATAAATACCATTGGAGTAAAAATTTATTTAATCCCTATTCTAAGCCTTTTTCATATTATGCATTCGATGGTGGTTTAGGCTGGGTGGAAACCGATAACTTTTTT
- the xseB gene encoding exodeoxyribonuclease VII small subunit, translating to MAKQELTYNKAFAELEKIVACIENEEIEIDNLAKQVKRAAELLAFCKEKLHSSEAEISKIMKEMGDAN from the coding sequence ATGGCAAAACAGGAATTAACTTATAACAAAGCATTCGCTGAACTTGAAAAAATTGTGGCGTGTATCGAAAACGAAGAAATTGAAATAGACAACTTGGCAAAACAAGTTAAAAGAGCTGCAGAATTGTTAGCTTTTTGTAAAGAAAAACTTCATAGTAGTGAAGCAGAAATTTCTAAAATAATGAAAGAAATGGGTGATGCTAATTAA